In Oryza sativa Japonica Group chromosome 3, ASM3414082v1, one DNA window encodes the following:
- the LOC136355827 gene encoding uncharacterized protein — translation MVFDIFVEPHWPQRVMRQFGLRQVFPGNVQPTVPPADHSLTRRGQLAGALWAPRVQQYVDDWVLATEEVINELFPHTEENYRDYLRWYLPRTRARVTFTPDAPEPHVAAVTDAYPTHRDRDYFVAADAARDISADITAVQVRLNRGLHLTDVEQRSTFDRMQEKMRAVMRVFSCRSAVDVVPPAGPVHPRPRGPTVGAGPRLSSSAPSFGAVRPTAPVSHGPRMPSSAFAGTTGASASSAGAFATSSGAFASSSSHGASIPRPHGFAAGIFGTGASSSHAGRTGPTSQFYDDDLHGADHQDVLGSSQLGGAPEAHTQEQPEVTPVQAGRVGRAVPPDRLTYSQGHIRAQGRRDRGKRPRQ, via the exons atggtgttcgacattttcgttgagcctcactggccgcagcgtgtgatgagacagttcggacttaggcaggtgtttcccggcaacgtgcagccgaccgtcccccctgccgaccactc gttgactcgacggggacagctagcaggcgcactttgggctccacgtgtacagcagtacgttgacgactgggtgttagctacagaggaggtgatcaacgagctcttcccacacacggaggagaactaccgtgactaccttcgctggtaccttcctcgcactcgtgcgcgtgtgaccttcactccagatgccccagagccgcacgttgccgctgtcacggacgcgtatcccacgcaccgtgaccgagactacttcgtggcg gctgatgcggcacgggatatcagtgccgatatcaccgcagtccaggtgaggttgaacagaggtttgcacttgactgacgttgagcagaggtcgaccttcgaccggatgcaggagaagatgcgtgcggtcatgcgcgtcttctcctgtcgcagcgccgtggacgtcgtacctccagctggtccggtacacccacggcctcgcggtcctaccgtcggagcaggacctcgtttgtcttcgagcgcccctagcttcggagcagtgcgacctacagcaccggtttcgcacg gacctcgtatgccttcgagcgcgttcgcaggcacgaccggcgcttccgcgagctccgcaggggcgttcgccacctcttcaggcgcgttcgccagctcttcctctcacggagcgtcgatccctcgcccacacg gatttgcagccgggatcttcggtactggggcctcttcgtctcacgccggtaggactggtcctactagccagttctacgacgacgacttgcacggtgcagaccaccaggacgtactaggctcctctcagcttggaggagctccagaggcgcacactcaggagcagccagaggtcacacctgtacaggcaggacgggttggccgtgccgtacccccggaccgactcacgtactcccaggggcacattagggcgcagggtaggagggacaggggtaagaggcctc